One window from the genome of Cryobacterium sp. GrIS_2_6 encodes:
- a CDS encoding ice-binding family protein, translating to MLRAKFHSSDPVAFESSRRALNGVLGTITVTAVILGLSSAPAFASTTTVPVDLGAASSYSVLAGEAVTNGGASVIPGNVGVSPGVDMTGIATATVGGSVHSNDAAAVAAHDALVKAYDATVLLTPATTIPGALGGLTITPGVYGSVAAFSMTSVLTFDAQNDTNAYFVLKSSAALNTTASTTMVLANGAQSSHIFWQVAGAVTLGASSHFVGTIMSAAAVTVGAGTSVDGRALSTTAAVTLSNNSFGALDAPPVTPTPTPSATPSATPSATPSATPSATPTPSATPTPSATPSATPTPSVTITLTGGSSLVTNDRTPTISGTSTAAVGTAVTVTLGKQVLTTTVRANAAWSVTAAKVPEGLYTVVASVGTPSGGTVTAKQSLTIDSTAWLIKINGGAKASTTNNSPVVSGTTTAPAGTLVTVVLGAQTRTAVVAGVGTWAVTFGQIAVGVVTVRASTTDAAGNVGSRTQRLTVDVVPAVPSLPIDGTWIVDYADQVIQGTTSAAVGTRVTVTVASQVLTAFVQPGGMWGIRLNRLPNSTYTVKVDVLDVAGRSGSANMTLTVRATGAGTSEPVVTQGCAALSGNEDAVVIVGGQSLSASIHQYGVWSMQPAQAADCDYVVVQSIADQSGDTGAYSRVLATNNSAAVVAILGGAVATANNAVRTLAGTSTASPGSIVRIRMSGQTMMTTVRPDGTWSVFRNDFANGAHQLVVAVTDRQGAVGYAVQSLTFISR from the coding sequence ATGCTGCGCGCAAAATTCCACTCCTCTGATCCGGTCGCCTTCGAATCGTCCCGTCGGGCCCTGAACGGTGTTCTCGGCACCATCACGGTGACCGCCGTAATCCTTGGCCTTTCGTCAGCACCGGCGTTCGCCTCGACCACGACCGTTCCCGTCGATCTGGGCGCTGCTTCCAGCTACTCAGTCTTGGCCGGGGAAGCAGTGACGAATGGGGGTGCCAGCGTTATCCCCGGCAATGTGGGGGTCAGCCCCGGCGTCGACATGACCGGAATCGCCACGGCCACGGTCGGCGGAAGCGTTCATTCGAACGACGCAGCTGCAGTCGCCGCGCATGACGCTCTCGTCAAGGCCTATGACGCGACGGTGCTGCTCACCCCGGCCACCACGATTCCTGGCGCCTTGGGCGGCCTCACAATCACTCCTGGCGTTTACGGCAGTGTTGCCGCGTTCAGTATGACGAGTGTTCTCACTTTTGATGCGCAGAACGACACGAATGCCTACTTCGTGCTCAAGTCCAGCGCAGCATTGAACACGACTGCGTCGACCACCATGGTGCTCGCCAACGGAGCGCAGTCCTCGCACATCTTCTGGCAGGTCGCCGGTGCGGTGACGCTCGGAGCGTCCTCGCATTTCGTCGGCACAATCATGAGTGCCGCTGCCGTCACGGTCGGCGCCGGCACCAGCGTTGACGGTCGAGCGCTGAGCACCACAGCAGCCGTTACCCTGAGTAACAATTCTTTCGGAGCCCTCGACGCACCGCCCGTGACACCTACTCCGACTCCGTCGGCTACTCCGTCGGCTACTCCGTCGGCTACTCCGTCGGCTACTCCGTCGGCTACTCCGACTCCGTCGGCTACTCCGACTCCGTCGGCTACTCCGTCGGCTACTCCGACTCCGTCGGTCACCATCACCCTTACGGGTGGTAGCAGCCTGGTCACCAACGACCGCACCCCGACGATCAGCGGCACATCCACCGCCGCAGTTGGGACGGCCGTCACGGTCACGCTCGGCAAGCAGGTCCTGACCACCACCGTCCGCGCCAATGCAGCTTGGTCCGTCACCGCGGCCAAAGTTCCGGAGGGGCTGTACACCGTTGTAGCCTCGGTGGGCACTCCTTCGGGAGGCACGGTCACCGCGAAGCAGTCCCTGACCATCGATTCGACGGCGTGGTTGATCAAGATCAATGGCGGTGCGAAGGCATCCACGACGAACAACAGCCCCGTCGTCTCCGGCACCACCACGGCTCCCGCAGGCACCCTGGTCACCGTGGTTCTCGGAGCGCAGACCCGCACGGCAGTTGTCGCCGGCGTTGGAACCTGGGCTGTCACCTTCGGCCAGATCGCCGTGGGCGTCGTCACCGTCAGGGCGTCGACAACGGATGCCGCCGGAAATGTTGGTTCGCGCACGCAGAGATTGACCGTCGACGTGGTCCCGGCGGTTCCGTCTCTCCCGATCGACGGGACTTGGATTGTGGACTACGCTGACCAGGTCATCCAGGGCACGACGAGCGCGGCCGTGGGCACCCGGGTTACCGTGACGGTTGCCAGCCAAGTGCTCACAGCATTCGTCCAGCCCGGCGGCATGTGGGGAATCCGACTCAACCGCCTGCCGAACTCGACCTATACCGTGAAGGTTGATGTGCTGGACGTTGCAGGCCGCTCCGGCTCCGCGAACATGACGTTGACAGTCCGGGCGACCGGTGCGGGAACGAGCGAACCCGTGGTCACTCAGGGCTGTGCTGCCCTTTCCGGCAACGAAGACGCGGTCGTCATCGTCGGCGGCCAGAGCCTCTCGGCTTCCATCCACCAGTACGGTGTCTGGAGCATGCAGCCTGCGCAGGCGGCCGATTGCGACTACGTCGTCGTGCAGTCGATTGCGGACCAGTCCGGCGACACCGGTGCTTACAGTCGTGTGCTCGCCACGAACAATTCAGCCGCCGTCGTTGCAATCCTTGGCGGAGCAGTAGCAACGGCGAACAACGCCGTGCGCACCCTCGCCGGAACGTCGACCGCATCTCCCGGCTCCATTGTCCGGATCCGGATGTCTGGTCAAACCATGATGACAACCGTCAGGCCGGACGGAACCTGGTCGGTATTCCGAAACGACTTCGCCAACGGCGCGCATCAACTGGTCGTAGCCGTCACCGATCGACAGGGAGCCGTCGGCTATGCGGTCCAGTCGCTGACCTTCATCAGCCGGTAG
- a CDS encoding Cof-type HAD-IIB family hydrolase, protein MISPRIAFLDVDGTLIDSGEVIAPSSIEAVRIARKNGHLVYLSTGRASVEIYPAIRDIGFDGAISAGGGFAEVGDDVVISRTMPEAAVARMVGFYETAGYDFYLQSYDKLYPSPGVRSRFATYLEDDRERKGDPRPDLASVTGAEEHPVLKAFGDVRPLSFTGIAKSVFLAGDLRAFDRVSNALGADFHVITGTIPHMGRGSGEVTLGGVNKGSTILKLLDVLGLDAVSAIGIGDSSNDIEMLQVCGVGIAMGNATDEVKSHADEITTAVLDDGVWNAFRRHGLI, encoded by the coding sequence ATGATTTCCCCCCGCATCGCCTTCCTCGACGTCGACGGCACCCTCATCGACTCCGGCGAGGTGATCGCACCATCGTCGATCGAGGCGGTGCGCATCGCCCGGAAGAACGGTCACCTGGTCTACCTCAGCACAGGGAGAGCGTCGGTGGAGATCTACCCGGCGATCCGGGACATCGGCTTCGACGGGGCGATCAGCGCCGGCGGCGGGTTCGCCGAAGTCGGCGACGACGTCGTGATCTCCCGGACGATGCCCGAAGCGGCGGTGGCGCGAATGGTCGGGTTCTACGAGACCGCGGGCTACGACTTCTACCTGCAGTCCTACGACAAGCTCTACCCGAGCCCCGGGGTGCGCTCGCGGTTCGCGACCTACCTCGAGGACGACAGGGAACGAAAGGGTGATCCCCGGCCCGACCTCGCCTCCGTCACCGGTGCCGAGGAACACCCGGTCCTGAAGGCTTTCGGGGACGTGCGGCCGCTGTCATTCACCGGCATCGCGAAGTCGGTCTTCCTGGCCGGTGACCTCCGGGCGTTCGATCGCGTCTCGAACGCGCTCGGCGCCGATTTCCACGTCATCACCGGCACCATTCCCCACATGGGTCGCGGCAGCGGCGAGGTGACCCTCGGCGGGGTGAACAAGGGCAGCACGATCCTGAAGCTGCTCGACGTTCTCGGCCTCGACGCGGTATCCGCCATCGGCATCGGCGACAGCAGCAACGACATCGAAATGCTGCAGGTGTGCGGTGTCGGCATCGCGATGGGCAATGCCACCGACGAGGTCAAGTCCCACGCCGACGAAATCACCACCGCCGTGCTCGATGACGGGGTCTGGAACGCCTTCCGCCGCCATGGCCTGATCTGA
- a CDS encoding VOC family protein: MTAMFVNLPVTDLERAKAFYTALGFTINPAFSDHNAACVVVEEDHSYFMILVREYFQTFTDLPIGDPAVNPSVSTAIFLDSREAVDKAVTDGVAAGGSEPKPASDYGFMYQRQLNDPDGNFLEFGWMDPVAAAQGPEAFANQQD, from the coding sequence ATGACCGCGATGTTCGTCAACCTGCCGGTGACCGACCTGGAGCGCGCGAAAGCGTTTTACACGGCGCTCGGATTCACCATCAACCCGGCCTTCTCGGACCACAACGCAGCCTGCGTCGTCGTCGAGGAAGACCACAGCTACTTCATGATCCTGGTCCGCGAGTATTTCCAGACCTTCACCGACCTTCCGATCGGAGATCCGGCCGTGAACCCCTCTGTGTCGACCGCAATCTTCCTCGACAGTCGCGAGGCGGTGGACAAGGCCGTCACCGACGGCGTCGCCGCTGGAGGCTCTGAGCCCAAACCGGCGTCGGACTACGGCTTCATGTACCAGCGCCAGCTGAACGACCCCGACGGCAACTTCCTCGAGTTCGGCTGGATGGACCCGGTAGCAGCCGCTCAAGGCCCCGAAGCCTTCGCGAATCAGCAGGACTGA
- a CDS encoding LLM class F420-dependent oxidoreductase translates to MTISLGYQIPNFTYPGGVESLFDTVAAQAREAEASGFDTVLVMDHFYQLPGIGTPDQPMMEAYSTLAALAVSTSTIQLSALVTGNTYRNPTLLAKTVTTLDVISHGRAILGIGAGWFELEHEQLGFDFDTFTERFEKLDEALQIIHPMLRDERPEVTGKWYRAHGAMNVPRFRESIPIMLGGQGERKTFRLAARYADHMNIICAIDDLPHKLRVLKQRAEEIDRDPSTLKTSYLASAVIVETQAEADAILQSLPEERRSRAFVGTATTVAERVQTEILDAGVDGVIVNAPLNGHVPGVVTALGEALAPLVRVPR, encoded by the coding sequence ATGACGATCTCGCTCGGATATCAGATTCCTAATTTCACCTATCCGGGCGGCGTCGAGTCGCTGTTCGACACCGTCGCCGCCCAGGCGCGCGAAGCGGAGGCCAGCGGATTCGACACGGTTCTGGTGATGGACCACTTCTATCAGCTGCCCGGCATCGGCACGCCCGATCAGCCGATGATGGAGGCGTACTCGACGCTGGCCGCGCTGGCGGTGTCGACCAGCACCATCCAACTCTCCGCGCTCGTGACCGGCAACACGTACCGCAACCCGACCCTGCTCGCCAAAACCGTCACCACCCTCGACGTGATCAGCCACGGCCGCGCAATCCTCGGCATCGGGGCTGGCTGGTTCGAGCTCGAGCACGAACAGCTCGGTTTCGATTTCGATACCTTCACGGAGCGCTTCGAGAAGCTCGACGAAGCTCTGCAGATCATCCACCCCATGCTGCGCGACGAGCGGCCCGAGGTCACGGGCAAGTGGTACCGGGCGCACGGGGCGATGAACGTGCCACGGTTCCGTGAGAGCATCCCGATCATGCTGGGCGGGCAGGGCGAGCGCAAGACCTTTCGCCTGGCGGCGCGATACGCCGACCACATGAACATCATCTGCGCGATCGACGACCTGCCGCATAAGCTGCGGGTTCTGAAGCAGCGCGCCGAAGAGATCGACCGCGATCCGTCGACGCTGAAGACGAGCTACCTCGCCAGCGCGGTGATCGTCGAGACTCAGGCTGAGGCAGACGCTATTCTGCAGTCGCTGCCCGAGGAACGACGTAGCCGCGCCTTCGTGGGCACGGCGACCACGGTTGCGGAGCGAGTTCAGACCGAGATCCTCGATGCGGGTGTTGACGGTGTCATCGTGAACGCCCCCCTCAACGGCCATGTGCCCGGTGTCGTGACGGCACTCGGCGAGGCACTCGCCCCGCTGGTGCGAGTGCCTCGCTGA
- a CDS encoding helix-turn-helix domain-containing protein, translated as MAARDYGQYGGVTRGLELVGERWTLLIVRDLLVGPRRYGELAGGLARIPSNILAVRLKELQAAGIIRRVPHSRVIVYELTPYGRELEPVVLALGAWGFKSLGDPREEQVITPDAMTMDLRTAFRPQVAEQLPATAYAARFGHAELLIRVVGSTLDVTRGDGPVDLAFAAGPGIRRLISGELAPKRAIETGVVEVLRGRRALLGRFASTFHLAA; from the coding sequence ATGGCCGCACGCGACTATGGTCAATACGGTGGCGTCACGCGAGGCCTGGAGCTTGTGGGAGAGCGCTGGACCCTGCTCATCGTCCGCGACCTGCTCGTCGGGCCGCGCCGCTACGGCGAACTCGCCGGGGGACTCGCTCGGATCCCGAGCAACATCCTGGCCGTACGGCTGAAGGAACTGCAGGCGGCGGGCATCATCCGACGGGTGCCTCACTCGCGCGTCATCGTCTACGAGCTGACGCCGTACGGCCGTGAGCTCGAGCCCGTGGTGCTCGCACTCGGGGCGTGGGGCTTCAAGTCCCTGGGCGATCCGCGGGAGGAGCAGGTGATCACCCCCGACGCGATGACGATGGACCTCCGGACCGCCTTTCGGCCGCAGGTCGCGGAGCAGCTCCCGGCGACCGCGTATGCAGCGCGGTTCGGTCATGCCGAGCTTCTGATCCGAGTGGTCGGCTCCACCCTCGATGTGACGCGCGGGGACGGGCCCGTCGACCTCGCCTTCGCCGCTGGGCCGGGCATCCGTCGGCTCATTTCCGGTGAGCTTGCCCCGAAGCGCGCGATCGAGACCGGGGTCGTCGAGGTGCTGCGCGGTCGCCGGGCCCTCCTCGGTCGCTTCGCGAGCACGTTTCACCTGGCGGCCTGA
- a CDS encoding DUF3500 domain-containing protein: MLAAIATYVNDIDDVDAAAILAKYASELDQTYISFSGGTDLTEQNDYVRIDGPSVWIEFSMQHGIVLSGNHPHSVWRDKVADCGGTQE; this comes from the coding sequence GTGCTCGCCGCTATCGCTACGTATGTCAATGACATCGACGACGTCGATGCCGCAGCCATCCTCGCGAAATACGCGAGCGAACTGGACCAGACCTACATCTCGTTCTCGGGAGGCACGGACCTGACCGAGCAGAACGACTACGTGCGCATCGACGGTCCCTCGGTGTGGATCGAGTTCTCCATGCAACACGGGATCGTGCTCAGCGGCAACCACCCCCACTCCGTCTGGCGGGACAAGGTCGCCGACTGCGGCGGAACGCAGGAATGA
- a CDS encoding PRD domain-containing protein produces the protein MEPRHCSALLFRRVQHVVTTVEGGLGVHLDTASPDYARFILRIQFLLQRLVAKSMMRGSDTSFFEFAKHSYPRSYAIAADVKSYVSAATGSDLTDEELVYVIVHVERLANQMVDGAAT, from the coding sequence ATGGAACCGCGGCACTGCTCGGCACTGCTCTTCCGTCGGGTGCAGCACGTGGTGACGACGGTCGAGGGCGGCCTCGGCGTGCACCTCGACACGGCGAGCCCGGACTACGCGCGGTTCATCCTGCGCATCCAATTCCTCCTGCAGCGGCTCGTGGCGAAGTCGATGATGCGCGGCTCGGACACGTCCTTCTTCGAATTCGCCAAACACAGCTACCCCCGCTCCTACGCCATCGCCGCCGACGTCAAGTCGTACGTCAGTGCCGCCACGGGCTCCGACCTCACCGACGAAGAGCTCGTGTACGTGATCGTGCACGTCGAGCGACTGGCAAACCAGATGGTGGATGGCGCCGCCACCTGA
- a CDS encoding beta-glucoside-specific PTS transporter subunit IIABC: protein MDYSKTAAAVLKGVGGEENVQSLVHCATRLRFVIKDDAKVDKVAVKATPGVIATAEVGGQYQVVIGNEVPEVFAEITKISKLGGTSSSGGQAAQDGPKGNLVNRFIAMISAIFTPLVWALAGTGLLKAFLAAAVTFAWIDNTTTTYTILNALSDAFINFLPLALAITAAKYFNASQFTSLAIAGSFVYPSIVALNGVPDITFFGIPVTMVSYVTSVIPIIVIVWLQSHGERLFYAALPAAIRRFVTPMIMVIVLVPLTFLVIGPLSNLISTGLAGGIGWVFTVVPWLGGAIMGGLWQVFVIFGLHWGFVPLMTAELQSTGLIYITAPLFAAVLAQAAAVAGVWVRTRNSNLKSLAAPATLSGFLAGITEPAIYGVNLPLKRPFVFGVVGGVLGGALISAGGVAANAFVLPSLLALPALFGTGNTVMLILGLLVAIIVPFGLTVILGFKDPANEAAAVVDGTDLEVLSPLDGTAVALSEVPDAVFAGGDLGKGVAIIPCVGALYAPFDALVVAAFPTGHAIGLQHADGADVLIHVGIDTVKLSGKYFSPKVEKGQQVKAGDLLLEFDINAIKAAGYDITTPVIITNPKSYPAIGSPASGPVAHGDPLFLAIAEEELATAK from the coding sequence ATGGACTACTCCAAGACCGCAGCTGCGGTCCTCAAGGGTGTGGGCGGCGAAGAAAACGTCCAGTCGCTCGTGCATTGCGCGACGCGACTGAGATTCGTCATCAAGGACGACGCGAAGGTCGACAAGGTGGCGGTCAAGGCCACCCCCGGCGTCATCGCGACGGCCGAGGTCGGTGGTCAGTACCAGGTCGTCATCGGCAACGAGGTGCCCGAGGTCTTCGCCGAGATCACGAAGATCTCGAAGCTCGGCGGCACCTCCTCCTCCGGTGGCCAGGCCGCCCAGGACGGCCCGAAGGGCAACCTCGTCAACCGCTTCATCGCGATGATCTCGGCGATCTTCACCCCGCTCGTGTGGGCGCTCGCGGGCACCGGCCTCCTGAAGGCCTTCCTGGCGGCAGCGGTCACGTTCGCCTGGATCGACAACACGACGACGACGTACACGATCCTGAACGCACTCTCGGATGCCTTCATCAACTTCCTGCCGCTTGCGCTCGCGATCACCGCGGCGAAGTACTTCAACGCGAGCCAGTTCACCTCGCTCGCCATCGCCGGTTCGTTCGTGTATCCCTCGATCGTCGCGCTCAACGGCGTGCCGGACATCACCTTCTTCGGCATCCCGGTGACGATGGTCAGCTACGTGACGAGCGTCATCCCGATCATCGTCATCGTGTGGTTGCAGAGTCATGGAGAGCGGTTGTTCTATGCCGCACTACCGGCCGCGATTCGCCGATTCGTGACACCCATGATCATGGTCATCGTCCTGGTACCGCTCACCTTCCTGGTCATCGGCCCGCTGTCCAACCTGATCAGCACGGGACTGGCCGGCGGTATCGGCTGGGTCTTCACGGTCGTGCCCTGGCTCGGTGGAGCCATCATGGGCGGCCTCTGGCAGGTCTTCGTCATCTTCGGTCTGCACTGGGGCTTCGTCCCGCTGATGACCGCCGAACTGCAGAGCACCGGGTTGATCTACATCACCGCGCCGCTCTTCGCCGCCGTGCTGGCACAGGCTGCAGCCGTCGCCGGGGTCTGGGTGCGCACCCGCAACTCGAACCTGAAGTCGCTCGCTGCCCCGGCCACCCTGTCGGGCTTCCTCGCCGGTATCACGGAGCCGGCCATCTACGGCGTGAACCTGCCGCTCAAGCGGCCGTTCGTCTTCGGTGTCGTCGGTGGTGTCCTCGGTGGAGCCCTGATCTCGGCCGGCGGCGTCGCCGCGAACGCCTTCGTGTTGCCCTCGCTGCTGGCGCTGCCCGCCCTGTTCGGTACCGGAAACACCGTGATGCTGATTCTGGGCCTACTCGTCGCCATCATCGTGCCGTTCGGCTTGACCGTGATCCTCGGATTCAAGGATCCGGCCAACGAGGCCGCCGCAGTGGTGGACGGCACCGACCTCGAGGTGCTGAGCCCGCTCGACGGCACCGCCGTTGCGCTGAGCGAGGTTCCCGACGCCGTCTTCGCCGGCGGCGACCTCGGCAAGGGTGTTGCGATCATTCCCTGCGTCGGCGCCCTCTACGCCCCGTTCGACGCACTCGTGGTCGCGGCATTCCCCACTGGGCATGCCATCGGGCTCCAGCACGCGGATGGAGCGGACGTGTTGATCCACGTCGGCATCGACACGGTCAAGCTCAGTGGCAAGTACTTCTCCCCGAAGGTGGAGAAGGGCCAGCAGGTCAAGGCAGGCGATCTCCTCCTCGAGTTCGACATCAACGCGATCAAGGCGGCCGGATACGACATCACGACGCCAGTCATCATCACGAACCCGAAGAGCTATCCGGCCATCGGCTCACCCGCCTCAGGCCCGGTGGCGCACGGAGACCCCCTCTTCCTGGCGATCGCCGAGGAAGAACTGGCCACCGCGAAGTAA
- a CDS encoding VOC family protein produces MSLFWEEVVVDCRDPKVLGRWWQEALGWIVVGESDDELELAAAEGGHPTLLFGVVPEGKTVKNRLHLDFVPDDQAAEVGRLLGLGATRADVGQRDVSWVVLADPEGNEFCVLSARRPS; encoded by the coding sequence ATGTCGCTGTTCTGGGAAGAAGTCGTCGTTGACTGTCGCGACCCGAAAGTGCTCGGGCGATGGTGGCAGGAGGCACTCGGCTGGATCGTGGTCGGCGAGAGCGACGACGAGCTTGAACTCGCCGCGGCTGAGGGTGGGCACCCGACCCTGCTGTTCGGCGTTGTGCCCGAGGGAAAGACCGTGAAGAACCGTCTCCACCTCGACTTCGTCCCGGACGACCAGGCCGCCGAGGTCGGGCGTCTGCTCGGTCTCGGGGCGACTCGTGCGGACGTCGGACAGCGGGACGTGTCCTGGGTGGTCCTCGCGGACCCGGAGGGCAACGAGTTTTGTGTGCTGTCCGCCCGCCGACCGTCCTGA
- a CDS encoding HupE/UreJ family protein gives MTPVPPSPAVAPRSGLRRGTRRMRGLAGRALLSLVGALAIAVLSAQPASAHILPTSTVILDVHASVIDAHLRNPLDDVEAASGLDLGTGTAAEVAAQAEELRTYILAHFHPTSPSGEAWSVTVDGFATGSTEELGTGVFGYITVTAHMVPPPGADERAFNLGYDVVAHQVVTHVVLVSLGSDWSAGTGSRPREIGTIKLDTVSGDVTPLTVALGEESAWSGFASMVVLGISHIRATLADLDLSGGQLALSLLGFNIGIELMQLVVVALVLPPLIVLARTSGYRPLRLTAATLAGIAATGWLLARLSIPNAVSDAADGLTGASFLVVCALWFTALVLAVVEFWRMRKPAESA, from the coding sequence ATGACGCCGGTTCCGCCCTCCCCCGCCGTCGCGCCGCGCTCCGGCCTGCGGCGGGGGACCCGACGGATGCGAGGCCTCGCCGGTCGCGCGCTGCTCTCCCTGGTCGGGGCGCTGGCCATAGCCGTACTGTCCGCGCAGCCCGCCTCCGCACACATTCTGCCGACGAGCACGGTGATCCTGGACGTGCACGCCAGTGTGATCGACGCGCACCTGCGGAACCCCCTCGACGACGTCGAAGCCGCCAGCGGTCTCGACCTGGGCACCGGAACGGCCGCCGAGGTCGCCGCTCAGGCGGAGGAACTCCGGACGTACATCCTCGCCCATTTCCACCCCACCTCCCCGTCCGGAGAGGCGTGGTCAGTGACAGTGGATGGGTTCGCCACCGGTTCGACCGAGGAACTCGGAACCGGCGTCTTCGGCTATATCACCGTGACCGCGCACATGGTTCCCCCACCCGGGGCCGACGAGCGCGCCTTCAACCTGGGGTACGACGTGGTCGCGCACCAGGTCGTCACCCACGTGGTCCTCGTGTCGCTCGGCTCAGACTGGTCTGCCGGGACCGGGTCACGTCCCCGCGAGATCGGCACCATCAAGCTCGACACCGTGAGCGGCGACGTGACACCGCTCACCGTCGCCCTCGGCGAAGAAAGCGCCTGGTCGGGTTTCGCGAGCATGGTCGTGCTCGGCATCAGCCACATCCGCGCAACCCTCGCCGACCTCGACCTGTCCGGCGGCCAACTCGCCCTGAGCCTGCTGGGTTTCAATATCGGCATCGAACTCATGCAGCTTGTCGTCGTCGCACTCGTGCTTCCGCCGCTGATCGTGCTCGCCCGCACCAGTGGCTACCGGCCGCTAAGACTCACCGCGGCCACGCTGGCCGGAATCGCGGCCACGGGCTGGCTACTGGCCCGCCTCAGCATACCCAATGCCGTTTCTGACGCCGCTGACGGTCTCACGGGGGCGTCGTTCCTGGTCGTCTGTGCGCTGTGGTTCACCGCGCTGGTCCTCGCAGTCGTGGAGTTCTGGAGGATGCGGAAGCCCGCGGAGTCAGCGTGA
- a CDS encoding MFS transporter — translation MASYLLSASVLTPILGRLGDMVGKRRIMILVLMLLLAGRVLAALAPNLGVLIVARVLQGAAGTVMPLSIGIVRDELPHDKVGVTLGLLSAILGALALVVFVVVELRVKEPLIDMRLFKIRGVWTANVVGLVFGFAMFGTFVLVPTLLQLPTVTGYGFGESVSSAGLFLLPTVLMMVVFGPVAGILVRKIGPKPPMVFGALFVTAEFVIPALNHAELWQVVVSGQLTGAGIGLAFVAMSNAIIESVPIHQTGEASSVDTIARTIGSSIGTAVIAALITSHGTSQGLPLDDAFTIGFWVCAAVAVLAIISALAAPSMSKRREQAPALGVEDLD, via the coding sequence ATGGCGTCCTATCTGCTGTCGGCATCCGTCCTGACGCCCATTCTGGGACGTCTCGGCGACATGGTCGGCAAGCGCCGCATCATGATCCTGGTCCTGATGCTCCTCCTCGCAGGCAGAGTACTCGCCGCCCTCGCCCCGAACCTGGGCGTGCTGATCGTGGCCCGCGTGCTGCAGGGTGCGGCCGGCACTGTCATGCCGCTCTCGATCGGCATTGTGCGTGATGAACTTCCACACGACAAGGTCGGGGTCACCCTCGGACTTCTCTCCGCGATCCTCGGCGCCCTCGCCCTCGTCGTGTTCGTCGTCGTCGAGCTGCGGGTGAAGGAACCCCTGATCGATATGCGCCTGTTCAAGATCCGCGGCGTGTGGACGGCGAACGTGGTGGGACTCGTCTTCGGTTTCGCCATGTTCGGCACCTTCGTCCTCGTGCCGACGCTGCTCCAGCTGCCGACCGTGACGGGCTACGGCTTCGGCGAGTCGGTGTCCTCTGCCGGCCTGTTCCTGCTCCCCACCGTGCTCATGATGGTGGTCTTCGGTCCCGTCGCCGGCATCCTCGTGCGCAAGATCGGCCCGAAGCCGCCGATGGTCTTCGGCGCCCTCTTCGTGACCGCCGAATTCGTGATTCCCGCACTCAACCACGCCGAACTCTGGCAGGTCGTCGTGTCGGGCCAGCTCACCGGTGCCGGCATCGGCCTGGCCTTCGTAGCGATGTCCAACGCGATCATCGAGAGCGTGCCGATCCACCAGACCGGAGAGGCGAGCAGCGTCGACACGATTGCGCGCACCATCGGCAGCAGCATCGGCACAGCCGTGATCGCCGCGTTGATCACGTCGCACGGCACCTCGCAGGGCCTGCCCCTGGACGACGCCTTCACGATCGGCTTCTGGGTCTGTGCCGCCGTGGCCGTTCTCGCGATCATCTCAGCGCTCGCAGCGCCGTCGATGAGCAAGCGCCGCGAGCAGGCACCCGCCCTCGGCGTCGAAGACCTCGACTGA